From Dehalobacter sp. 12DCB1:
CCTATAGATTATTTCTGAAAAAAGAATAAAATATGGATAGGATAATTTTAAAGATGAGAAGGAAATATAAGGATTATGATGGAAAAAAAGGATATAACTGAAAAGCTCGAGCCTCTTTACGACAAAAAAGTAGAATGCCTTTTATGTGGTCAGGAATTCGTGACCAAAAAAATCCGGTCAAGGTTCATTAAGCCGCGCCAGGTCGACAGCGATTTTGGCCAGATATTTGAACAAGATGATAATAATCCGTTATTCTACTATGTCATGGTTTGTCCCCATTGCGGTTTTTCTTTTACAGAGGATTTTTCCAAAATCACGGCACAAAGTGTTCGTAAAAAAACCCTCGAAGAGATCTCCGGCAAGATGGATCACAATAAAGACTTCTGCGGAGAGCGGGATTATCAGATGGCAGTCAGAACGTTTAAGCTAGCGATCTACTTTGCCCAGCTGATCAAAGAAAAACATGTTGTGCTGGCAAGGATCTGCCACCGCCTGGCGTGGATTTACCGTGGAGCCGGAATTACTGAAGAAGAGATGAGATTTATAAACCTGGCCTGTACTGAATATGAGCAATCTTTTCTTTATACGGATTTCAATCCAGAATCGACTCCGGAAATTCAGATTTTATATTTGATCGGTGAATTGAACCGCAGACTAGGAAAATACAATGAAGCTGTCAAATATTTTTCTACAGTCAGTGAACATCCTGATAAAAGCCGATATATAAAATATGTCAATATGGCCAGAAATCAGTGGAGCGAAGCTGTCCAGGAATATCGGGAGAGCAAGAACAAACAGCAAATATAACTAAACGTGAAGCTAGAGTAACTGAAGGGTGAATCAATTATAAACAGGAGTTAATGATGAACAGTATAGCTGTAAAGGAAATTTATGATGCAACAGAGTCTAAGATTGGGGAGCGTCTGCAAATATCAGGCTGGGTAAGGACGGTCAGAGCATCCAAAGAATTTGGTTTCATTGAATTCAATGACGGCAGCTGTTTCAGAAACCTACAAATTGTCTACGATCTAAATTTGTTAAACTTTTCCGAAGTCAGCCGACTCGGAGCTGGTTCCGCCTTAACTGCGGAAGGGGTGCTGGTTTTCTCTCCGGGTATAAACCAAGCTTTTGAGCTAAAAGCCGAGAAGATCCAAATCGAAAATGCCTGTCCGGCTGATTATCCGCTGCAGAAGAAAAAGCACAGTCTGGAATTTCTTAGAACGATTGCGCATCTCCGCCCCCGAACCAATACTTTCTCGGCTGTATTCAGACTGAGGTCTGTCATTTCAATGGCCGTGCATCAGTTTTTTCAGGATAAAGGCTTTATTTATGTGCATACGCCGATTATCACGGGAAGTGATGCCGAGGGAGCAGGAGAAATGTTTCGGGTATCCACACTGAAGCCTGATCATCTTCCGCGTGATCACTGGGGAGCAGTGGATTACCGGCAGGATTTTTTTGGTAAGGAGACAAACCTTACGGTAAGCGGACAGCTTAATGCCGAAAGTTTTTGCCTTGCGTTTAAAGATGTCTACACATTTGGACCGACTTTTAGGGCGGAAAACTCTAATACAGCCAGGCATGCAGCTGAATTTTGGATGATTGAGCCCGAAATTGCGTTTGCAGAGTTAAACGATATCCAAAATATTGCTGAGGAGATGATGAAGTATCTGATTACTTATGCACTGGAACAGTGCCCGGACGAAATGGAATTTTTCGGCAAGTTTATTGATAAAGAACTGTTGGCCCGGCTGAATAATGTTTTAGATTCGGAATTTGGACATCTGTCCTATAGCGAGGCCATTGAAATTTTAAAGAAAGCCAATATGGATTTTGCTTATCCTGTGGAATGGGGATTAGATCTGCAAACCGAGCACGAACGTTTTTTAACCGAAAAAGTATTTGGAAAACCACTTTTCATTACAGATTACCCTAAGGAGATTAAGGCTTTTTACATGAGGCAAAACGATGATCAGCAGACGGTGGCTGCGATGGATCTGCTTGTTCCGGGTGTCGGTGAGATCATTGGCGGCAGTCAAAGAGAAGAAAGAACAGACTTGCTGACAAAACGAATTGCTCAGCTCGGAATGAATGCGGAGCATTATGGTTGGTACCTCGAACTCAGAAAATATGGCGGGGTAAAACATGCAGGCTTTGGGCTAGGCTTTGAGCGCCTGATTATGTATTTAAGCGGGATTTCCAATATTCGAGATGTCATACCGTTTCCGAGAACTGTGAAGTCTGCAGATTTCTAGCAAAAATTGTTTTTGCATATTTGCCCAATTGAGACATAAGTGTGTCGAAAGGGACCACAACGACACACAGGCTAGTCCTAGATAATATTTGATGTGGAATTATTGAAAAATATTCTGAC
This genomic window contains:
- a CDS encoding DUF2225 domain-containing protein, whose protein sequence is MMEKKDITEKLEPLYDKKVECLLCGQEFVTKKIRSRFIKPRQVDSDFGQIFEQDDNNPLFYYVMVCPHCGFSFTEDFSKITAQSVRKKTLEEISGKMDHNKDFCGERDYQMAVRTFKLAIYFAQLIKEKHVVLARICHRLAWIYRGAGITEEEMRFINLACTEYEQSFLYTDFNPESTPEIQILYLIGELNRRLGKYNEAVKYFSTVSEHPDKSRYIKYVNMARNQWSEAVQEYRESKNKQQI
- the asnS gene encoding asparagine--tRNA ligase translates to MNSIAVKEIYDATESKIGERLQISGWVRTVRASKEFGFIEFNDGSCFRNLQIVYDLNLLNFSEVSRLGAGSALTAEGVLVFSPGINQAFELKAEKIQIENACPADYPLQKKKHSLEFLRTIAHLRPRTNTFSAVFRLRSVISMAVHQFFQDKGFIYVHTPIITGSDAEGAGEMFRVSTLKPDHLPRDHWGAVDYRQDFFGKETNLTVSGQLNAESFCLAFKDVYTFGPTFRAENSNTARHAAEFWMIEPEIAFAELNDIQNIAEEMMKYLITYALEQCPDEMEFFGKFIDKELLARLNNVLDSEFGHLSYSEAIEILKKANMDFAYPVEWGLDLQTEHERFLTEKVFGKPLFITDYPKEIKAFYMRQNDDQQTVAAMDLLVPGVGEIIGGSQREERTDLLTKRIAQLGMNAEHYGWYLELRKYGGVKHAGFGLGFERLIMYLSGISNIRDVIPFPRTVKSADF